From the Lathyrus oleraceus cultivar Zhongwan6 chromosome 4, CAAS_Psat_ZW6_1.0, whole genome shotgun sequence genome, one window contains:
- the LOC127136923 gene encoding uncharacterized mitochondrial protein AtMg00810-like → MVEELQAIERNNTWELVEFPAHTKAIKVGDGVYVQVEAQNITIIYLYVDDLLVTGNSMENLSKFKELMKREFEMSDLGNLSYFLGMEFQISKQGMVLYQRKHVKEILKTFRMDESNLASSSIKTNLKLEKHGKEDRVDETLFKQIVGSLRYVYNSRPDIGFSVGLVSRYMSEPKVSHMKAARRILRYMKGSINCGIWFPRDSESKEVVVNCYSDAD, encoded by the exons ATGGTCGAAGAGTTGCAAGCAATTGAAAGGAATAACACATGGGAATTAGTCGAATTTCCAGCACATACAAAAGCTATTAAG GTCGGAGATGGTGTCTACGTACAGGTCGAGGCACAAAATATAACCATCATCTATTTGTATGTCGATGATTTGCTGGTAACAGGAAATAGCATGGAAAACTTGTCTAAGTTCAAAGAGCTGATGAAGAGGGAATTTGAAATGTCGGATTTGGGAAATTTGTCATATTTCctaggcatggaatttcaaatTTCCAAGCAAGGGATGGTGTTATATCAAAGAAAGCATGTCAAAGAAATACTCAAGACATTCAGGATGGATGAGTCGAATCTTGCATCCTCGTCTATCAAAACAAACCTGAAATTGGAAAAACATGGAAAAGAAGACAGAGTCGACGAAACGTTGTTCAAACAAATAGTCGGATCTCTGAGGTATGTATACAATAGTCGACCTGATATAGGTTTCTCAGTCGGATTAGTGAGCAGATACATGAGTGAACCAAAAGTGTCACACATGAAGGCTGCAAGAAGAATCCTGAGATACATGAAAGGATCAATAAATTGTGGAATTTGGTTTCCACGAGATTCTGAAAGCAAAGAAGTTGTTGTTAATTGCTATTCAGATGCTGATTGA
- the LOC127074906 gene encoding S-adenosylmethionine decarboxylase proenzyme, whose amino-acid sequence MAMEVSAIGFEGFEKRLEISFFEPGIFVDPEGKGLRSLTKSQIDEILGPAECTIVSSLSNEKVDSYVLSESSLFVYPYKIIIKTCGTTKLLLSIPPMLKLSETLSLGVRSVRYTRGSFTFPCAQSFPHRSFSEEVAVLDSYFGKLGSGSMAYVMGGSDSSQKWHVYSAAVSESVSLIDSVYTLEMCMIGLDREKASVFYKEQFSSAVLMTANSGIRNILPDSQICDFDFEPCGYSMNSVEGAAVSTIHVTPEDGFSYASFETCGYNLDLMNLNQLVERVLTCFQPNEFLIAVHVDVESNSFAENCLANVKGYSREERFYQELGRGGCVLFQKFTKISRCGSPVSTLKCWKDEGGE is encoded by the coding sequence ATGGCCATGGAAGTTTCTGCAATCGGTTTTGAAGGGTTTGAAAAGAGGCTAGAGATATCATTTTTCGAGCCGGGAATATTTGTGGACCCTGAAGGTAAGGGTCTTAGGTCGTTAACAAAGTCGCAGATAGATGAGATTCTGGGACCTGCAGAATGCACTATTGTTTCTTCACTATCAAATGAAAAGGTAGACTCTTATGTTCTCTCTGAGTCCAGCCTTTTTGTTTATCCATACAAGATCATAATCAAAACCTGTGGTACTACCAAATTGCTGCTTTCGATCCCACCTATGTTGAAATTATCCGAGACGCTTTCCCTCGGGGTTAGATCGGTAAGATACACCCGTGGAAGTTTCACTTTTCCATGTGCTCAGTCTTTTCCACATCGCAGCTTCTCCGAGGAAGTTGCAGTCCTTGATAGCTATTTCGGGAAGCTTGGATCAGGAAGCATGGCTTATGTTATGGGTGGTTCAGACAGCTCACAGAAATGGCATGTTTACTCTGCTGCTGTTTCAGAGTCTGTGAGCTTAATTGATTCTGTTTATACTCTCGAGATGTGCATGATCGGTTTAGACCGAGAGAAAGCATCGGTTTTCTACAAAGAACAATTTAGTTCAGCAGTCCTGATGACTGCAAATTCTGGTATTAGAAACATTCTTCCAGATTCACAAATATGTGATTTTGATTTTGAACCGTGTGGATATTCAATGAATTCTGTAGAAGGAGCTGCTGTTTCTACAATTCATGTTACTCCGGAAGATGGCTTCAGTTACGCCAGCTTTGAGACATGCGGGTATAATTTGGACCTGATGAATCTGAATCAATTGGTTGAGAGAGTGTTGACATGCTTCCAGCCCAATGAATTTCTGATAGCTGTGCACGTTGACGTTGAAAGCAATTCATTTGCGGAGAACTGTTTGGCGAATGTTAAAGGATACTCACGCGAAGAGAGGTTTTACCAAGAACTTGGAAGAGGTGGCTGTGTTCTCTTCCAGAAATTTACGAAGATTTCTCGTTGCGGTTCACCTGTTTCAACTCTGAAATGCTGGAAAGACGAAGGGGGAGAGTAG